CCGGTGCTTGGCGGTGGCCATCAGCCAGGAGGCCGGGTGCTCGGGCACCCCGTCGGCCGGCCACCGCTCCAGTGCGATGACCACCGTGTCCTGGGCCAACTCCTCGGCCAGCCCGACGTCCCGGACGATCCGGGCCAGCGCGGCGACGATCCGGGCCGACTCCATCCGCCAGACCGTCTCCACCACACTACGAGGATCGATGACCGCCATGGTCACCGATCCTCGCACCAGCGGGCGCCGTGCTCAGGCAGGCGGGCCGAAGTCGTCCGGCCCGAAAACCTTGAGGACCTCGGCGTCGCCCTCCCAGCCCGGCCACAGGTCCCGGTGCAGGACGAGGAACCGGGACGCCCACTCGACCGCCTCCTGTTTGGATCGCACCTCGTAGAGCGCGTAGCTGATGGTCTCCTTCGCCTCGGCGAACGGGCCGTCGGTCACGCTCAGCTGCCCGCCGGCGAGCGACACCCGGGCGCCGGCCGCGCTCGGGGCGAGACCCGCGGTGTCCAGCAGCGCTCCGGCGGCGGTGGCGTCGGCGCCGAGTTTCATGATCGCCTCCATCAGGGCCGGCGGCGGCGGGGCCGGGGGCGGAACGGCCTTGAGCATGATCAGGTATCGCATGGTCGATTCCCTTCGAGGAGGACGCTGCTCAGACAGCCGAGCGGGAGAAGTGGACGCAGACGGTCGCGAGCCAGGCCCAGACGAGCAGCACCGCGGCGACGAAGGCCGGGGTGACCGGGCCGTGCGAGCCGCTGGCGATCCCGGCGAACGCGGCCAGGAACACGATGCCGGTCACCCGGGAGAACCAGGCCAGCGCCGCTCGGCCGGTCCGCGCGAACCGGGAGCCGAGCACCAGGCACGCCGCGATCAGGCAGAGGAAGCCGATCCCGCCGGCGACGAAGTGCAGCATGCCGTGGCCGCTCACGGTGGTGATCTCCGGTGTTCCGACCGGGAAACCCGATGCCGGGTCGGCGGTGAAGATCCCGGCGCCGAGCATGCTCACCCCGTACACGGTAATCAACCGGGGCGCCCATCGGTGTCCCCGTCCGGTGGTCATGGCCCGGCGCAGCCCGGCGGCCGCGGCGATGGTCATCAGGCCGGTGAGGAGGAAGTTGGTGATCTGGATCCAGCCGAGGCTGCCGTTCTCCAGCAGGCTCCACGCGTGCTTGTCCAGCCGGAAACCGTCCCGGGTCAGAGCCTGCGCCAGGCTCACCGTGACGTAGAACGGTCCGGCGATGACGCCGTAACCGAGCAGCGAGCGGGTGATCCGGGTGGCCGGCGAGCACTGCCGGCCGATGCTGTCCGAGGTGATGGTCTGCGTGGTCATCGGGTTCTCCCTGGTTCGTGGTCTTACCTTGACCTCGAACGGGCAGACCCGGTTCGGACACCGGTTCCGAATTATTTCTGGAGCACCGGATGGCGGAGGCCGGGGTGCTCCGCCGGGAGGGTGCGCCGGATGACCCACCAGCTGGCCGCGAGGCAGGCGGCCACCAGCGGCCAGCTCAGGACGATGCGGGCGACGGCCAGGGCGCCCGGCTCGCCGGCGGCGTAAAGGGGGAGGAAGACCGCGACCCGGATGACGTATTGCAGGACCCAGATCCAGCTGGCCCGGGAGTAGGCCCGGAGCAGCTCGGGGTCGCGGCGCCAGCGGGTGCGCTGGCCCAGGACGGCGCCGACGACCACGCCCAGCAGCGGCCAGCGGATCACGATGCTGATCGTCCAGACCAGGACGCTGGCGCCGTTGGTGAGGATCTGGAGCAGGAAGAAGTCCTCGGCCTTGCCGGTGCGCAGGGCGATCAGCGCGGCCACGCAGACGCCGAGCAGGCCGATCAGGACGGCTCGGGGCTTGTCACCGCGGCGCAGGCGCCAGGCGACCACGCCGAGGGCGGCGAGCAGCGCGCCGGCGATGCCGGCCCCGATGGTGTGGAAGGCCAGCCAACCGGCCAGGAAGCCGACCGCGGGCCATGACGCGTCGACGGCGGCACGCCGCCCGTTGAGCAAATCCGACAGCGATTCCGGCTGCGCCATCTCCACCCGCCTGTTAGAGGTTAGGGCAGCCTAACCCAGGCGGTCGGTCAAGGGTGGGACGGGGAGCGAGGTGGGGCTGCCTCGTTCCCCGTCCATGGTGTGGCAGCACTACGTGAGGTTCACGCGGGGGATTGCTGCGCCTCCATTTCGGATCGGAGCTTGCGCTGGGAGCGCTCCCAGTTCACCGCACTGTAGCAACTATTGCGCGCCCCGGGGAGGGGTCAGACCGCCGAACAGGTGACGGCCGGGGTGCTGGGCGTTCCGGTGGCGATGAAACCGAACGTCGCCGAGCCGCCGGCCGACAAGGCGCCGTTGTAGCTCGCGTTCGACGCCTGTATCTGG
Above is a genomic segment from Actinoplanes ianthinogenes containing:
- a CDS encoding YciI family protein; protein product: MRYLIMLKAVPPPAPPPPALMEAIMKLGADATAAGALLDTAGLAPSAAGARVSLAGGQLSVTDGPFAEAKETISYALYEVRSKQEAVEWASRFLVLHRDLWPGWEGDAEVLKVFGPDDFGPPA
- a CDS encoding DUF3159 domain-containing protein, which produces MAQPESLSDLLNGRRAAVDASWPAVGFLAGWLAFHTIGAGIAGALLAALGVVAWRLRRGDKPRAVLIGLLGVCVAALIALRTGKAEDFFLLQILTNGASVLVWTISIVIRWPLLGVVVGAVLGQRTRWRRDPELLRAYSRASWIWVLQYVIRVAVFLPLYAAGEPGALAVARIVLSWPLVAACLAASWWVIRRTLPAEHPGLRHPVLQK
- a CDS encoding DUF998 domain-containing protein, translated to MTTQTITSDSIGRQCSPATRITRSLLGYGVIAGPFYVTVSLAQALTRDGFRLDKHAWSLLENGSLGWIQITNFLLTGLMTIAAAAGLRRAMTTGRGHRWAPRLITVYGVSMLGAGIFTADPASGFPVGTPEITTVSGHGMLHFVAGGIGFLCLIAACLVLGSRFARTGRAALAWFSRVTGIVFLAAFAGIASGSHGPVTPAFVAAVLLVWAWLATVCVHFSRSAV